Proteins found in one Salmo salar chromosome ssa26, Ssal_v3.1, whole genome shotgun sequence genomic segment:
- the LOC106586977 gene encoding LOW QUALITY PROTEIN: peptidyl-prolyl cis-trans isomerase C (The sequence of the model RefSeq protein was modified relative to this genomic sequence to represent the inferred CDS: inserted 1 base in 1 codon; deleted 1 base in 1 codon) has product MDRAISLNVKFNDDKIQYMVLFDVTVAGHEVGRIVIGLFEDLLPLIVNNFVGLAKGEKGYGYKGSKFHRAIKDFMIQGGDFTAGDGTGGKKGNQFADENFKLKQLGXSWASMANTGPDTNGSSFFITAARAPRLDGKHVVFGKMLEVMSVVHTIELQDTNDRNLPYTVCHCQQWED; this is encoded by the exons ATGGACAGAGCCATCAGTCTGAATGTGAAGTTCAATGATGACAAGATACAGTACATG GTGTTGTTTGACGTCACTGTGGCAGGCCATGAGGTTGGCAGGATTGTGATTGGCCTGTTTGAAGACCTTCTTCCACTGATTGTGAATAACTTTGTGGGTCTTGCAAAAGGGGAG AAAGGATATGGTTATAAAGGAAGTAAGTTTCATCGGGCAATCAAGGACTTCATGATCCAAGGCGGTGACTTCACAGCTGGAGATGGGACTGGAGGTAAGAAAG GCAACCAATTTGCTGATGAGAACTTCAAGCTGAAGCAACTGG GCAGTTGGGCCAGTATGGCCAACACGGGCCCAGACACCAACGGCTCC AGTTTTTTTATCACTGCGGCCAGGGCTCCTAGGCTGGACGGGAAGCACGTGGTGTTTGGGAAGATGCTGGAGGTTATG TCTGTGGTTCACACCATCGAGCTCCAAGACACAAATGACCGAAACCTGCCCTATACAGTGTGTCATTGTCAACAGTGGGAAGACTGA